The Argiope bruennichi chromosome 9, qqArgBrue1.1, whole genome shotgun sequence genome contains a region encoding:
- the LOC129984319 gene encoding S-phase kinase-associated protein 1-like, which translates to MPNIKLQSSDGEIFEVDVEIAKASVTIKTMLEDLGMDDDEQEVVPLPNVNSSILKKVIQWATYHIDDPPPPEDDDSKEKRTDDISSWDADFLKVDQGTLFELILAANYLDIKGLLDVTCKTVANMIKGKTPEEIRKTFNIKNDFTPAEEEQVRKENEWCEEK; encoded by the coding sequence aTGCCTAATATAAAGCTACAGAGCTCTGATGGAGAGATTTTCGAGGTGGATGTGGAGATAGCAAAAGCGTCTGTCACTATCAAAACTATGCTGGAGGACCTTGGCATGGATGATGATGAGCAAGAAGTTGTACCACTTCCTAATGTTAACTCCTCCATCCTTAAGAAGGTGATTCAGTGGGCCACTTATCATATTGATGACCCCCCACCACCTGAGGATGACGATTCCAAAGAGAAAAGAACCGATGATATAAGTTCATGGGATGCTGATTTCTTGAAAGTTGACCAGGGGACTTTGTTTGAGCTGATTTTGGCTGCTAATTATTTGGATATAAAAGGTCTCCTGGATGTGACTTGCAAGACAGTCGCAAACATGATCAAAGGCAAAACACCTGAAGAGATCCGCAAAACATTCAACATCAAGAATGACTTTACCCCTGCTGAGGAGGAACAAGTACGTAAAGAGAATGAGTGGTGTGAAGAAAAATAG
- the LOC129984345 gene encoding uncharacterized protein LOC129984345 isoform X1, with translation MHDRSLAIRFCFKWPVKMASVQRDQWCYVVLQCLLLNLLLCRNGAFADKNKYYHISTLCTKERNLQMYKKIDGTVLTSEGEDNLSCVLTFQTDTILQRFMLRFERLALDCNDHLYIFDGAHAFGNYKADLSCRSTRADVGTIFTQSNFVTLKYVTDKWTQPGNGFKLVITTFKDSPVGCRDFLCMNSFCITPDLTCDGVNHCGDNSDETSHASCIDDTSGNEILGMAAGAFATCITVLIGCGLLFCGVGVCLCRRARLQRDEPPNASPHSLVAGHQPYPSKRQCPDTVPPPIDMRKSLPPIQEVGSPQAQASPTICTTKASTTPPSENWLV, from the exons ATGCATGATCGTTCTCTCGCTATCCGCTTCTGTTTTAAATGGCCTGTCAAAATGGCGAGTGTACAGAGAGATCAATGGTGTTATGTTGTTCTTCAATGTTTATTATTGAACTTATTATTATGTAGAAATGGTGCTTTTGCTGACAAAAATAAGTATT aTCACATATCTACATTATGTACTAAGGAACGCAATCTTCAAATGTACAAGAAAATAGATGGTACAGTTCTAACATCGGAAGGAGAAGACAACTTGTCATGTGTCCTCACTTTCCAGACAGATACTATACTTCAGAGGTTCATGCTGAGGTTTGAACGTTTAGCTTTGGACTGTAACGATCATCTTTATATCTTTGATGGTGCACATGCGTTTGGTAATTACAAG GCAGATTTGTCTTGTCGTAGCACTAGAGCTGATGTTGGGACCATCTTTACACAAAGCAATTTTGTAACTCTAAAGTATGTAACAGATAAGTGGACTCAACCTGGGAATGGTTTTAAATTAGTTATCACAACCTTTAAAGACTCAC ctGTAGGATGTCGGGACTTTCTTTGTATGAATAGCTTCTGTATCACTCCAGATTTAACCTGTGATGGTGTGAATCATTGTGGTGATAACAGTGATGAAACAAGTCATGCCTCATGCATTG atgaCACCTCAGGGAATGAGATATTGGGAATGGCAGCAGGAGCTTTTGCCACCTGCATTACGGTGCTGATTGGGTGTGGCCTACTGTTTTGTGGTGTGGGGGTATGCCTTTGTCGCCGGGCTCGCCTTCAGAGAGATGAACCTCCAAATGCTTCACCGCATTCCCTGGTTGCTGGCCACCAGCCTTATCCTAGTAAGCGT CAGTGCCCAGATACAGTACCTCCCCCGATCGACATGAGGAAAAGCCTCCCCCCTATCCAGGAGGTGGGTTCTCCCCAGGCACAGGCATCACCTACAATATGCACGACGAAAGCCTCTACTACCCCACCAAGTGAGAACTGGCTCGTCTGA
- the LOC129984345 gene encoding uncharacterized protein LOC129984345 isoform X2 — MHDRSLAIRFCFKWPVKMASVQRDQWCYVVLQCLLLNLLLCRNGAFADKNKYYHISTLCTKERNLQMYKKIDGTVLTSEGEDNLSCVLTFQTDTILQRFMLRFERLALDCNDHLYIFDGAHAFGNYKADLSCRSTRADVGTIFTQSNFVTLKYVTDKWTQPGNGFKLVITTFKDSPVGCRDFLCMNSFCITPDLTCDGVNHCGDNSDETSHASCIDDTSGNEILGMAAGAFATCITVLIGCGLLFCGVGVCLCRRARLQRDEPPNASPHSLVAGHQPYPSKRCPDTVPPPIDMRKSLPPIQEVGSPQAQASPTICTTKASTTPPSENWLV; from the exons ATGCATGATCGTTCTCTCGCTATCCGCTTCTGTTTTAAATGGCCTGTCAAAATGGCGAGTGTACAGAGAGATCAATGGTGTTATGTTGTTCTTCAATGTTTATTATTGAACTTATTATTATGTAGAAATGGTGCTTTTGCTGACAAAAATAAGTATT aTCACATATCTACATTATGTACTAAGGAACGCAATCTTCAAATGTACAAGAAAATAGATGGTACAGTTCTAACATCGGAAGGAGAAGACAACTTGTCATGTGTCCTCACTTTCCAGACAGATACTATACTTCAGAGGTTCATGCTGAGGTTTGAACGTTTAGCTTTGGACTGTAACGATCATCTTTATATCTTTGATGGTGCACATGCGTTTGGTAATTACAAG GCAGATTTGTCTTGTCGTAGCACTAGAGCTGATGTTGGGACCATCTTTACACAAAGCAATTTTGTAACTCTAAAGTATGTAACAGATAAGTGGACTCAACCTGGGAATGGTTTTAAATTAGTTATCACAACCTTTAAAGACTCAC ctGTAGGATGTCGGGACTTTCTTTGTATGAATAGCTTCTGTATCACTCCAGATTTAACCTGTGATGGTGTGAATCATTGTGGTGATAACAGTGATGAAACAAGTCATGCCTCATGCATTG atgaCACCTCAGGGAATGAGATATTGGGAATGGCAGCAGGAGCTTTTGCCACCTGCATTACGGTGCTGATTGGGTGTGGCCTACTGTTTTGTGGTGTGGGGGTATGCCTTTGTCGCCGGGCTCGCCTTCAGAGAGATGAACCTCCAAATGCTTCACCGCATTCCCTGGTTGCTGGCCACCAGCCTTATCCTAGTAAGCGT TGCCCAGATACAGTACCTCCCCCGATCGACATGAGGAAAAGCCTCCCCCCTATCCAGGAGGTGGGTTCTCCCCAGGCACAGGCATCACCTACAATATGCACGACGAAAGCCTCTACTACCCCACCAAGTGAGAACTGGCTCGTCTGA
- the LOC129984345 gene encoding uncharacterized protein LOC129984345 isoform X4 — MHDRSLAIRFCFKWPVKMASVQRDQWCYVVLQCLLLNLLLCRNGAFADKNKYYHISTLCTKERNLQMYKKIDGTVLTSEGEDNLSCVLTFQTDTILQRFMLRFERLALDCNDHLYIFDGAHAFGNYKADLSCRSTRADVGTIFTQSNFVTLKYVTDKWTQPGNGFKLVITTFKDSPVGCRDFLCMNSFCITPDLTCDGVNHCGDNSDETSHASCIDDTSGNEILGMAAGAFATCITVLIGCGLLFCGVGVCLCRRARLQRDEPPNASPHSLVAGHQPYPMPRYSTSPDRHEEKPPPYPGGGFSPGTGITYNMHDESLYYPTK; from the exons ATGCATGATCGTTCTCTCGCTATCCGCTTCTGTTTTAAATGGCCTGTCAAAATGGCGAGTGTACAGAGAGATCAATGGTGTTATGTTGTTCTTCAATGTTTATTATTGAACTTATTATTATGTAGAAATGGTGCTTTTGCTGACAAAAATAAGTATT aTCACATATCTACATTATGTACTAAGGAACGCAATCTTCAAATGTACAAGAAAATAGATGGTACAGTTCTAACATCGGAAGGAGAAGACAACTTGTCATGTGTCCTCACTTTCCAGACAGATACTATACTTCAGAGGTTCATGCTGAGGTTTGAACGTTTAGCTTTGGACTGTAACGATCATCTTTATATCTTTGATGGTGCACATGCGTTTGGTAATTACAAG GCAGATTTGTCTTGTCGTAGCACTAGAGCTGATGTTGGGACCATCTTTACACAAAGCAATTTTGTAACTCTAAAGTATGTAACAGATAAGTGGACTCAACCTGGGAATGGTTTTAAATTAGTTATCACAACCTTTAAAGACTCAC ctGTAGGATGTCGGGACTTTCTTTGTATGAATAGCTTCTGTATCACTCCAGATTTAACCTGTGATGGTGTGAATCATTGTGGTGATAACAGTGATGAAACAAGTCATGCCTCATGCATTG atgaCACCTCAGGGAATGAGATATTGGGAATGGCAGCAGGAGCTTTTGCCACCTGCATTACGGTGCTGATTGGGTGTGGCCTACTGTTTTGTGGTGTGGGGGTATGCCTTTGTCGCCGGGCTCGCCTTCAGAGAGATGAACCTCCAAATGCTTCACCGCATTCCCTGGTTGCTGGCCACCAGCCTTATCCTA TGCCCAGATACAGTACCTCCCCCGATCGACATGAGGAAAAGCCTCCCCCCTATCCAGGAGGTGGGTTCTCCCCAGGCACAGGCATCACCTACAATATGCACGACGAAAGCCTCTACTACCCCACCAAGTGA
- the LOC129984345 gene encoding uncharacterized protein LOC129984345 isoform X3 translates to MHDRSLAIRFCFKWPVKMASVQRDQWCYVVLQCLLLNLLLCRNGAFADKNKYYHISTLCTKERNLQMYKKIDGTVLTSEGEDNLSCVLTFQTDTILQRFMLRFERLALDCNDHLYIFDGAHAFGNYKADLSCRSTRADVGTIFTQSNFVTLKYVTDKWTQPGNGFKLVITTFKDSPVGCRDFLCMNSFCITPDLTCDGVNHCGDNSDETSHASCIDDTSGNEILGMAAGAFATCITVLIGCGLLFCGVGVCLCRRARLQRDEPPNASPHSLVAGHQPYPTVPRYSTSPDRHEEKPPPYPGGGFSPGTGITYNMHDESLYYPTK, encoded by the exons ATGCATGATCGTTCTCTCGCTATCCGCTTCTGTTTTAAATGGCCTGTCAAAATGGCGAGTGTACAGAGAGATCAATGGTGTTATGTTGTTCTTCAATGTTTATTATTGAACTTATTATTATGTAGAAATGGTGCTTTTGCTGACAAAAATAAGTATT aTCACATATCTACATTATGTACTAAGGAACGCAATCTTCAAATGTACAAGAAAATAGATGGTACAGTTCTAACATCGGAAGGAGAAGACAACTTGTCATGTGTCCTCACTTTCCAGACAGATACTATACTTCAGAGGTTCATGCTGAGGTTTGAACGTTTAGCTTTGGACTGTAACGATCATCTTTATATCTTTGATGGTGCACATGCGTTTGGTAATTACAAG GCAGATTTGTCTTGTCGTAGCACTAGAGCTGATGTTGGGACCATCTTTACACAAAGCAATTTTGTAACTCTAAAGTATGTAACAGATAAGTGGACTCAACCTGGGAATGGTTTTAAATTAGTTATCACAACCTTTAAAGACTCAC ctGTAGGATGTCGGGACTTTCTTTGTATGAATAGCTTCTGTATCACTCCAGATTTAACCTGTGATGGTGTGAATCATTGTGGTGATAACAGTGATGAAACAAGTCATGCCTCATGCATTG atgaCACCTCAGGGAATGAGATATTGGGAATGGCAGCAGGAGCTTTTGCCACCTGCATTACGGTGCTGATTGGGTGTGGCCTACTGTTTTGTGGTGTGGGGGTATGCCTTTGTCGCCGGGCTCGCCTTCAGAGAGATGAACCTCCAAATGCTTCACCGCATTCCCTGGTTGCTGGCCACCAGCCTTATCCTA CAGTGCCCAGATACAGTACCTCCCCCGATCGACATGAGGAAAAGCCTCCCCCCTATCCAGGAGGTGGGTTCTCCCCAGGCACAGGCATCACCTACAATATGCACGACGAAAGCCTCTACTACCCCACCAAGTGA
- the LOC129985073 gene encoding speckle-type POZ protein-like: MCSQIVVKRKYFLLNFNTLGKYGSELQKCIEKSDLYGRIQLNLTFMNGIDSAEQFHIEISKTGGRKCLCVLKVSVLNVEGKALNEVSDNFIFKQEGGEQTKVFPSIIKTLQWFDCKNLLLSKTLHLKCYLALSLGRVLDESSIISYCENARPLMKESEDLSLTFKEKNVPGSATELQADLKSILDTGTLFDVSLQIDTEFIQAHKIILSARSPVFNSVFTKHRKENNNIVVIEDLDVDTLRKLLLYMYTDTIFDDHWENIKKLYFAANKYEIPSLKKKCVSILKTNLSISNVCEAACLADLHQDDDVKTATIDFIFEHDFEVFASVAWMELESNNSPLAFRIMHEIHRNIRMRFA; encoded by the coding sequence ATGTGCTCCCAAATCGTAGTGAAGCGCAAATACTTTTTACTTAACTTTAACACCCTCGGCAAATATGGTTCCGAATTACAGAAATGCATAGAAAAGTCTGATCTTTACGGTAGGATACAACTGAACCTCACATTTATGAATGGAATCGATTCTGCTGAGCAATTccatattgaaatttctaaaacagGTGGCAGAAAGTGCCTTTGCGTTCTCAAAGTCTCCGTATTAAACGTGGAAGGGAAGGCTTTAAATGAAGTTAgtgacaatttcatttttaagcagGAAGGTGGTGAACAAACCAAAGTGTTTCCTTCGATTATCAAGACACTCCAATGGTTTGATTGTAAAAACCTGCTGTTATCAAAAACGTTACATTTAAAATGCTATCTGGCCTTATCACTTGGGAGAGTTTTAGATGAATCTTCTATTATTAGCTATTGTGAAAATGCTAGACCTTTGATGAAAGAATCTGAAGATCTTTCGttgacttttaaagaaaaaaatgtacctGGTTCTGCTACAGAGTTACAAGCTGATTTGAAAAGCATACTGGATACTGGAACACTTTTCGATGTGAGTCTTCAAATTGATACCGAGTTTATTCAAGCCCATAAGATAATTCTGAGTGCCAGATCACCCGTCTTCAATTCAGTGTTCACGAAACATAGGAAAGAAAACAACAATATTGTCGTCATTGAAGATTTGGACGTGGACACCTTGCGTAAACTACTTCTATATATGTACACAGATACCATATTTGATGACCATtgggaaaatatcaaaaaactgTATTTTGCTGCAAACAAGTATGAAATACCCAGCTTGAAAAAGAAATGTGTTTCTATCTTGAAAACTAACCTTTCTATTTCCAATGTGTGTGAAGCTGCATGTCTGGCCGATTTACATCAAGATGATGACGTGAAGACAGCAACGATAGATTTCATTTTCGAGCATGATTTCGAAGTTTTTGCTTCAGTGGCATGGATGGAATTAGAGAGTAACAACTCTCCTTTAGCATTTCGAATCATGCATGAAATACATCGTAACATAAGAATGAGATTTGcgtaa